One segment of Cytophagia bacterium CHB2 DNA contains the following:
- a CDS encoding bifunctional homocysteine S-methyltransferase/methylenetetrahydrofolate reductase (catalyzes the formation of 5,10-methylenetetrahydrofolate from 5-methyltetrahydrofolate and S-adenosyl-L-homocysteine and methionine from S-adenosyl-L-methionine and L-homocysteine; expressed in B. subtilis under methionine starvation conditions), which translates to RAGVDALTMADCSLGITRMNNLALGYLVKQKVDIPLIIHLACRDRNLVGLQSELMGLHALGIHTVLALTGDPAKFGDQPGATSVFDLNSFGLVEMIKRMNQGIAFSGRAMKQGARFTIGVAFNPNVERLDTQIRRLRKKVEAGADFVMTQPIFDWRMTKEIYDATREFDIPIFIGIMPLVSGRNADFLHNEVPGIRVPEKIRKRLFRFEGERARREGVTIAAEILESVLDYFNGIYLITPFVRYEMCLELVEKCRGLVRRSK; encoded by the coding sequence AGCGCGCCGGCGTCGATGCGCTTACCATGGCCGATTGCTCGCTCGGCATCACGCGCATGAACAATCTCGCGCTCGGTTATCTCGTTAAGCAAAAAGTCGATATTCCGCTCATCATTCATCTTGCCTGCCGCGACCGCAATCTCGTGGGGCTGCAATCGGAATTGATGGGCCTGCATGCGCTCGGCATTCACACGGTGCTGGCATTGACCGGCGATCCCGCCAAATTCGGCGATCAGCCCGGCGCCACTTCCGTGTTTGATCTGAATTCCTTTGGCCTGGTTGAAATGATCAAGCGCATGAATCAAGGCATTGCATTTTCCGGGCGCGCCATGAAACAAGGCGCGCGCTTCACCATCGGCGTGGCGTTCAATCCCAACGTCGAGCGCCTCGATACTCAGATTCGCCGCTTGCGCAAGAAAGTCGAGGCGGGCGCGGATTTTGTGATGACCCAGCCGATTTTCGATTGGCGTATGACCAAAGAGATTTACGACGCCACGCGCGAATTCGATATTCCCATCTTCATCGGCATCATGCCGTTGGTGAGCGGCCGTAACGCGGATTTTCTGCACAACGAAGTGCCGGGCATTCGCGTGCCGGAAAAAATCCGCAAACGGCTTTTTCGTTTTGAAGGCGAGCGCGCCCGGCGCGAAGGCGTCACCATCGCCGCCGAAATTCTCGAAAGCGTGTTGGATTATTTCAACGGCATCTATCTCATCACGCCATTTGTGCGCTATGAAATGTGTTTGGAGTTGGTGGAAAAATGCAGAGGGTTGGTGAGAAGAAGCAAGTAG